The following coding sequences lie in one Ctenopharyngodon idella isolate HZGC_01 chromosome 11, HZGC01, whole genome shotgun sequence genomic window:
- the zmat3 gene encoding zinc finger matrin-type protein 3: MAMNVKNRDAFYSSADYCNIYSSQPVNYGDCSHYFARMTGPDPVLKPPLSLMCQQPPQPFQAMTPTQNLRPPPVMMSPDPLQFPHCTPLAVKPPPHLQMPPNPPIPAPPVLSPKPPEEDGQAVGADQEATLEELCKPLYCKLCNVTLNSAQQAQAHYQGKNHSKKLRNFYAGSQQPPPIRIPEVVEPVSQQPSATPPTDSANVTANQPLSKGASRVILATENDYCKLCDASFSSPAVAQAHYQGKNHAKRLRLAEAQQSATSSDLSDAQRRPRKEGYEYRLMKNRRAYINTAMPGPYYNPRPRQRIPRDLAMCVTPSGQFYCSMCNSGASEEAEFRLHLESKQHKSRVSEQRYRSEMENLGYT; encoded by the exons ATGGCGATGAATGTAAAGAACAGAGATGCTTTTTATTCAAGTGCTGACTATTGCAATATCTACAGCTCTCAGCCTGTAAACTATGGAGATTGCAGTCATTATTTCGCTCGGATGACAG GTCCAGACCCGGTTCTGAAGCCGCCTCTTAGTTTGATGTGTCAGCAGCCGCCTCAGCCCTTCCAGGCCATGACCCCGACTCAGAACCTCAGACCTCCACCCGTGATGATGTCTCCGGACCCCTTGCAATTCCCGCACTGCACTCCTCTAGCCGTAAAGCCGCCCCCTCACCTCCAGATGCCGCCCAACCCACCCATCCCAGCACCTCCCGTCCTCAGTCCAAAGCCCCCTGAGGAAGATGGTCAGGCAGTGGGCGCTGACCAGGAAGCAACTCTGGAAGAGCTTTGCAAGCCTTTGTACTGTAAACTTTGTAACGTCACTCTCAACTCTGCCCAACAGGCTCAGGCACATTATCAG GGGAAAAACCACAGTAAGAAGCTGCGCAATTTTTATGCTGGTAGCCAGCAGCCACCTCCCATTAGAATACCAGAGGTAGTAGAGCCTGTTTCCCAGCAACCCTCAGCCACTCCACCCACAGATTCTGCAAATGTGACTGCCAACCAG CCACTCTCTAAGGGCGCTAGCAGAGTCATACTGGCCACGGAAAATGACTACTGCAAGCTGTGTGACGCTTCCTTCAGCTCCCCTGCTGTGGCCCAGGCGCACTATCAGGGCAAAAACCACGCCAAAAGACTGCGGCTGGCTGAGGCGCAGCAGAGCGCCACGTCCTC AGACTTGTCCGACGCTCAGAGACGGCCCCGAAAAGAAGGGTACGAGTATAGATTAATGAAGAACCGCAGGGCTTATATCAACACTGCCATGCCAG GCCCTTACTACAACCCACGGCCGAGGCAGCGTATCCCACGAGACCTTGCGATGTGCGTCACACCCAGCGGCCAGTTCTACTGCTCAATGTGTAACTCGGGTGCCAGCGAGGAAGCCGAGTTTCGTCTTCACCTGGAGAGCAAGCAGCACAAAAGCCGAGTGTCCGAGCAACGTTACCGTAGTGAGATGGAGAATCTGGGATACACTTAA
- the pik3ca gene encoding phosphatidylinositol 4,5-bisphosphate 3-kinase catalytic subunit alpha isoform, protein MPPRPSSGELWGIHLMPPRILVDCLLPNGMILTLECLREATLITIKHELFKEARKYPLHHLLQEETSYIFVSVTQEAEREEFYDETRRLCDLRLFQPFLKVIEPVGNREEKILNREIGFAIGMPVCEFDLVKDPEVQDFRRNILNVCKDSVELRDASGSHSRALYVYPPNVESSPELPKHIYGKLDKGQIIVVIWVIVSPNNDKQKYTLKINHDCVPEQVIAEAIRKKTRSMLLSAEQLKMCVQEYQGKYILKVCGCDEYLLEKYPISQYKYVRSCIMLGRLPNLMLMSKDSLYSQLPMDNFTMPSYARRISTATPYMNGEASTKSLWTINSTLRIRVLCATYVNVNIRDIDKIYVRTGIYHGGEQLCDNVNTQRVPCSNPRWNEWLTYDMYIPDIPRAARLCLSICSVKGRKGAKEEHCPLAWGNVNLFDYTHTLVSGKMALNLWPVPHGLEDLLNPIGVTGSNPNKETPCLELEFDYFSSPVKFPDMATIEDHANWIISREMGYNYCQSGQSSRLARDHAMTEADIEQLRQLGNRDPLSEITEQEKDFLWRHRQYCVNIPEILPKILLAVKWNSRDEVAQMYCLLKDWPAIKPEQAMELLDCNYPDPMIRDFAVRCLEKYLTDDKLSQYLIQLVQVLKYEQYLDNPLVRFLLKKALTNQRIGHFFFWHLKSEMHNKTVSQRFGLLLESYCRACGMYLKHLSRQVEAMEKLINLTDILKQEKKDETQKVQMKFLVEQMRRPDYMDALQNFTSPLNPAHQLGNLRLEDCRIMSSAKRPLWLNWENPDIMSELLFQNNEIIFKNGDDLRQDMLTLQIIRIMENIWQNQGLDLRMLPYGCLSIGDCVGLIEVVRSSHTIMQIQCKGGLKGALQFNSSTLHQWLKDKNKGEMYDMAIDLFTRSCAGYCVATFILGIGDRHNSNIMVKDDGQLFHIDFGHFLDHKKKKFGYKRERVPFVLTQDFLIVISKGGTQECTKTREFERFQEMCYKAYLAIRQHANLFINLFSMMLGSGMPELQSFDDIAYIRKTLALDKTEQEALDYFMKQMNDAHHGGWTTKMDWIFHTIRHHAQN, encoded by the exons ATGCCTCCAAGACCCTCCTCGGGAGAGCTATGGGGCATCCATTTGATGCCCCCCAGGATTCTGGTGGACTGTCTACTGCCCAATGGCATGATCCTGACACTAGAGTGCCTCCGGGAGGCTACCCTCATCACAATCAAACATGAACTGTTTAAGGAGGCAAGGAAGTATCCCCTCCACCATCTGCTGCAGGAGGAGACCTCCTATATTTTCGTCAGCGTAACGCAAGAGGCAGAGCGTGAGGAGTTCTACGATGAGACGAGAAGACTTTGCGACCTTCGGCTATTCCAGCCCTTCCTAAAGGTCATTGAACCTGTAGGAAACAGAGAGGAAAAAATCCTCAACAGAGAAATCG gttTTGCCATCGGCATGCCAGTGTGTGAGTTTGATCTAGTGAAGGATCCGGAGGTGCAGGACTTCAGGAGAAATATACTTAATGTCTGCAAAGACTCAGTAGAGCTGCGGGATGCCAGTGGGTCACACAGTCGAGCACTATACGTTTATCCTCCTAATGTGGAGTCTTCACCAGAGCTTCCAAAGCATATATATGGCAAATTAGACAAAG GTCAAATCATTGTAGTTATCTGGGTGATCGTCTCTCCCAACAATGACAAGCAAAAGTACACGCTTAAAATCAATCACGACTGCGTACCTGAGCAGGTGATCGCCGAAGCCATCAGGAAGAAAACCAGGAGCATGCTGCTGTCAGCTGAGCAGCTAAAGATGTGCGTGCAGGAATATCAGGGCAAATACATCCTGAAAGTCTGCGGCTGTGACGAGTATCTTTTGGAAAAGTACCCCATCAGTCAGTACAAG taTGTACGGAGTTGCATTATGCTGGGTCGGTTGCCAAACCTCATGCTTATGTCCAAGGACAGTCTTTACTCTCAGCTGCCTATGGACAACTTCACCATGCCCTCCTACGCCCGTCGCATCTCCACTGCCACGCCTTACATGAACGGAGAGGCCTCCACCAAATCCCTCTGGACCATTAACAGCACTCTAAGGATACGTGTCCTCTGCGCCACATACGTTAATGTGAATATTCGGGACATTGACAAG ATTTATGTGCGGACAGGGATCTACCATGGTGGAGAACAGTTGTGTGATAATGTCAACACACAGCGTGTCCCATGTTCAAATCCAAG GTGGAACGAGTGGCTGACTTATGACATGTACATTCCTGACATCCCCCGGGCGGCTCGTCTCTGTCTCTCCATCTGCTCTGTGAAAGGAAGGAAGGGGGCAAAGGAG GAGCATTGTCCACTGGCCTGGGGAAACGTCAACCTGTTcgactacacacacacactggtctcAGGAAAGATGGCACTGAATCTGTGGCCAGTACCACACGGCCTAGAAGACCTTCTCAACCCCATTGGGGTCACGGGCTCCAACCCTAACAAG GAAACCCCATGTCTAGAGTTGGAGTTTGACTATTTCAGCTCACCCGTTAAGTTTCCTGACATGGCCACGATTGAGGATCACGCTAACTGGATAATATCCAGGGAGATGGGATACAATTACTGCCAGTCTGGACAG AGCAGCAGACTGGCACGAGACCACGCCATGACGGAGGCAGATATAGAGCAACTTCGTCAGCTGGGCAACAGGGACCCGCTTTCTGAGATCACTGAGCAGGAAAAAGACTTCTTATGGAGGCACAG GCAGTATTGTGTAAATATACCAGAAATCCTGCCCAAGATTCTGCTGGCGGTGAAGTGGAATTCCAGAGATGAAGTTGCACAGATGTATTGCCTTCTTAAAGATTGGCCCGCAATAAAGCCGGAACAAGCCATGGAGTTGCTTGACTGTAACTATCCTGATCCAATGATCCGAGACTTCGCAGTTCGATGCCTTGAGAAGTATCTGACTGATGACAAACTCTCACAGTACCTCATTCAGTTGGTTCAG GTTCTGAAGTATGAGCAGTATCTTGATAACCCACTGGTACGATTTCTGCTGAAAAAAGCTCTTACCAACCAGAGGATTGGGCACTTCTTCTTTTGGCATTTGAA GTCAGAGATGCACAATAAAACCGTGAGTCAGCGGTTTGGTCTGCTGCTGGAGTCGTACTGTCGGGCATGTGGCATGTACCTGAAGCACCTGAGCAGACAGGTGGAAGCCATGGAGAAGCTCATCAACCTCACAGACATTCTCAAACAGGAGAAGAAGGATGAAACTCAGAAG GTGCAAATGAAGTTCCTGGTGGAGCAGATGAGGCGACCGGACTACATGGATGCCCTCCAAAATTTCACCTCTCCACTCAACCCTGCCCACCAGCTGGGTAACCTACG ACTTGAAGACTGCAGAATCATGTCCTCTGCCAAGAGGCCGCTCTGGCTGAACTGGGAAAATCCTGACATCATGTCCGAACttctgttccaaaacaatgagaTCATCTTCAAGAACGGGGATG ATTTGAGGCAAGACATGTTGACACTTCAGATCATCAGGATAATGGAGAACATTTGGCAGAATCAGGGGCTGGATCTGAG AATGCTCCCTTATGGCTGCTTGTCTATTGGAGATTGCGTGGGTCTCATAGAGGTGGTGAGAAGTTCTCACACCATCATGCAGATTCAGTGTAAAGGAGGTCTGAAGGGGGCGCTGCAGTTTAACAGTTCAACGCTGCATCAGTGGCTAAAGGACAAAAACAAGGGCGAGAT GTATGACATGGCCATCGACTTGTTTACACGATCCTGCGCTGGCTATTGTGTGGCTACTTTTATTCTGGGCATTGGTGACAGACACAACAGTAACATCATGGTGAAGGATGACGGGCAG CTGTTTCATATAGATTTTGGTCACTTTTTGGACCACAAGAAGAAGAAGTTTGGCTACAAGCGAGAACGAGTTCCGTTCGTCTTAACTCAAGACTTCCTAATTGTGATCAGCAAAGGAGGAACCCAAGAGTGCACTAAAACCAGAGAGTTTGAGAG GTTCCAGGAGATGTGTTACAAGGCTTACTTGGCCATCAGACAGCATGCCAACCTTTTCATAAACCTCTTCTCCATGATGCTGGGCTCAGGCATGCCAGAGCTGCAGTCCTTTGATGACATCGCTTACATCCGCAAGACCCTGGCGCTGGACAAAACCGAGCAGGAGGCCCTGGACTATTTCATGAAGCAGATGAATGACGCTCACCATGGTGGATGGACCACCAAGATGGACTGGATCTTCCACACCATCCGACACCATGCCCAAAACTGA